A genome region from Nitrospirota bacterium includes the following:
- the glmM gene encoding phosphoglucosamine mutase encodes MKKLFGTDGVRGVANQDPMTLEMAMRIGRAAGHVFRDSSRRHRIVIGKDTRLSGYMIESALTSGLCSMGVDVLLVGPVPTPGIAFLTRSLRADAGVVISASHNPYEDNGIKFFGRDGFKLPDETEDKIEELIFSDAIDHVRPTASEIGKAFRVDDAIGRYNEFVKSSFPRGMDLAGLRVVVDCANGAAYKIGPRILTELGADVIALYDEPNGMNINQGCGSLHPEVISRAVVANDASIGIAFDGDADRVILCDERGTVVDGDAVMAICALQMMKEGRLKQNTLVATVMSNLGLELAMKKAGGRLVRAAVGDRYVMEKMLSGGYNLGGEQSGHIIFLDHNTTGDGLISALQVLSVMRQAGKPLSGLASCMKSYPQTLVNVQVKARQELASIPEIANRMAEIEKKLEGTGRLLVRYSGTEPKVRVMIEGESEKEINDLAQGLAGIIREKLG; translated from the coding sequence ATGAAAAAGCTGTTCGGCACTGACGGGGTCCGGGGCGTTGCGAACCAGGACCCGATGACTTTGGAGATGGCCATGCGGATCGGCAGGGCGGCGGGGCATGTCTTCCGCGATTCCTCCCGCCGCCACCGGATCGTCATCGGCAAGGACACGAGGCTCTCCGGCTACATGATCGAAAGTGCCCTCACGTCCGGGCTCTGCTCGATGGGCGTCGATGTGCTGCTCGTGGGGCCCGTGCCCACGCCTGGCATAGCGTTCCTGACGCGGAGCCTCCGCGCCGATGCGGGAGTCGTTATCTCCGCATCGCACAACCCCTACGAGGACAACGGCATCAAGTTCTTCGGGCGGGATGGATTCAAGCTGCCCGACGAAACAGAGGACAAGATCGAGGAACTCATCTTTTCCGATGCCATCGACCACGTCCGGCCGACGGCGTCCGAGATCGGCAAGGCCTTCCGGGTCGACGATGCGATCGGGCGGTACAACGAGTTCGTGAAGTCATCGTTCCCGCGCGGCATGGACCTTGCCGGTCTGCGGGTAGTGGTGGACTGCGCCAACGGGGCGGCCTACAAGATCGGTCCGCGCATCCTGACCGAACTCGGCGCCGACGTGATCGCCCTGTACGATGAACCGAACGGCATGAACATCAACCAGGGCTGCGGCTCGCTTCATCCCGAGGTGATCAGCAGGGCGGTCGTCGCGAACGATGCCAGCATCGGCATCGCCTTTGACGGCGACGCGGACCGGGTGATCCTGTGCGACGAGCGGGGAACGGTCGTGGACGGCGATGCGGTCATGGCCATCTGCGCACTCCAGATGATGAAGGAGGGCAGGCTCAAGCAGAACACGCTGGTGGCCACGGTGATGAGCAACCTCGGGCTGGAGCTGGCTATGAAGAAAGCGGGCGGAAGGCTGGTGCGCGCCGCTGTCGGCGACCGCTATGTCATGGAAAAGATGCTGTCCGGCGGATACAATCTCGGCGGAGAGCAGTCCGGGCACATTATCTTTCTCGATCACAACACGACCGGAGACGGCCTCATCTCGGCGCTCCAGGTCCTTTCCGTGATGCGGCAGGCCGGGAAGCCTCTGTCCGGGCTGGCATCGTGCATGAAGAGCTACCCCCAGACGCTTGTGAACGTGCAGGTGAAGGCGAGGCAGGAGCTGGCGTCCATCCCCGAGATCGCGAACCGGATGGCGGAGATCGAGAAGAAGCTTGAGGGTACGGGGCGCCTCCTCGTCCGTTATTCCGGCACGGAACCCAAGGTCCGCGTGATGATCGAGGGCGAGAGCGAAAAGGAGATCAACGACCTTGCCCAGGGCCTGGCCGGCATCATCAGGGAGAAGCTGGGGTAG
- a CDS encoding DNA internalization-related competence protein ComEC/Rec2, translating into MQKPLIVLTLAYVAGLLLGQGFLYFPAAGIILVIVSLLIAGIFALSGRVSLQRFLLVTIPGLAGMAAYLYSAAWLPSDHYTRLFPETKAPHQMSGTIASSLDRDPDRTSFVVDVHRIDAVPASGRVRVSIREANASIGYGDRILFSGKLFRPGGYRNPGGFDYSAYLEQSGVHRVVSLKGLDQIQVLVPGAGVFRTIQDWRERIRRAFLASTRGPGSAILQAMVLGEEGGLTDEMRDWFMAAGVTHIISISGSHLGMFAIICFGLIRLLLRLMPERWYHWLTLHADPRKIAAWATLPLVIFYTLLAGGQTATVRSLVMIAAALAALILDRETALVHSLAIAALLILAVTPQALFDISFQLSFLSVLSIAFVVRLWQELGWERKGRVIGLLRDAALLMIISFSTSLVTGPLVARYFNQVSLAGLVSNTIVVPFAGMVIVPLGLLSGVLSLFMDALPFAGLNQFMADRFIGTVVFFSRLPFAVFHPRSPGLLWLTAYAVLAASCFVLLRAWLLARFKPLASSFRISRTAVAAATGAALLLVALSVPAFLPKRGLEVSFPDVGQGDSALVQIPGGRTILIDGGGTYDDRFDVGRRVLAPFLWGRGVRRLDLVVLSHPHPDHMNGLKFILKAFDVGEVWTHGMDGDLPGYDDLVRVMRDKRVRHTVMSARDATVRLGDAQLNVLHPVPTFHSRERKGYAAENDRSLVLRVAFRDRVLLFTGDIGTGAEGALLHGERDLKCDLLKVPHHGSRSSSSEAFVAAARPLLAVVTVGRENRYHHPAEEVIERYQRTGSRIYRTDRDGAVFIRDDDRGLQAMAWSDRELSRIREIGETSLQLERENWKRVWIRKWEL; encoded by the coding sequence ATGCAGAAACCCCTCATCGTCCTCACGCTCGCGTACGTTGCAGGCCTGCTGCTTGGGCAAGGGTTTCTCTACTTTCCCGCTGCCGGTATCATCCTCGTTATCGTATCCCTCCTCATAGCGGGAATCTTCGCCTTGTCCGGCAGGGTTTCCTTGCAACGCTTTCTCCTGGTCACCATCCCCGGGCTCGCAGGCATGGCAGCCTATCTCTATTCGGCTGCCTGGTTGCCATCGGATCACTATACCCGACTGTTCCCGGAGACCAAAGCACCTCATCAGATGTCCGGAACGATAGCCTCATCGCTGGACCGGGACCCGGACAGGACGAGCTTCGTCGTCGATGTTCATCGGATCGATGCCGTCCCGGCTTCGGGCAGGGTCCGCGTGAGCATCCGGGAGGCGAATGCATCGATCGGGTACGGAGATCGGATTCTCTTTTCAGGGAAACTCTTCAGGCCCGGGGGATACAGAAATCCGGGTGGGTTCGATTACTCCGCATACCTTGAGCAATCGGGTGTTCATCGAGTGGTCAGCCTGAAAGGCCTCGATCAGATTCAGGTCCTCGTGCCGGGCGCGGGGGTCTTCAGGACCATCCAGGACTGGCGCGAGCGGATCAGGCGGGCGTTTCTCGCTTCGACCAGGGGGCCGGGCTCGGCCATTCTGCAGGCCATGGTCCTGGGCGAGGAGGGAGGGCTCACGGACGAGATGCGGGATTGGTTCATGGCCGCCGGAGTGACCCACATCATCTCCATCTCGGGCTCGCACCTCGGCATGTTCGCAATCATCTGCTTCGGCCTGATACGGCTGCTCTTGCGGCTCATGCCCGAGCGCTGGTATCATTGGCTGACCCTGCATGCCGATCCGAGGAAGATAGCTGCCTGGGCGACGCTCCCCCTCGTGATCTTCTATACGCTCCTGGCCGGCGGCCAGACGGCCACGGTCCGGTCGCTGGTGATGATCGCTGCCGCTCTCGCGGCGCTGATCCTCGACCGGGAGACCGCGCTGGTCCATTCGCTCGCGATTGCCGCGCTCCTCATTCTGGCCGTGACCCCTCAGGCCCTGTTCGACATATCATTCCAGCTTTCGTTCCTGTCCGTTTTGAGCATCGCCTTCGTCGTCCGTCTCTGGCAGGAGCTTGGCTGGGAACGGAAGGGGCGGGTGATCGGCCTGCTCCGGGACGCGGCGCTGCTCATGATCATCTCGTTCTCGACGAGCCTCGTTACGGGCCCGCTCGTCGCCCGTTATTTCAACCAGGTTTCGCTTGCCGGCCTGGTGTCGAATACAATCGTGGTCCCCTTTGCCGGCATGGTCATCGTACCGCTCGGACTTCTCTCGGGGGTGCTGTCGCTCTTCATGGACGCGCTGCCGTTCGCGGGCCTGAACCAGTTCATGGCGGACCGGTTCATCGGCACGGTCGTCTTTTTTTCCCGGCTGCCCTTCGCCGTGTTCCATCCGCGCTCGCCGGGGCTCCTGTGGCTGACGGCCTATGCCGTCCTTGCTGCATCATGCTTTGTCCTCCTGCGCGCCTGGCTCCTGGCGAGGTTCAAGCCCCTTGCCTCGTCATTCCGCATCAGCCGGACAGCGGTGGCGGCAGCGACAGGCGCGGCGCTCCTTCTGGTCGCCCTCTCAGTTCCGGCCTTCCTTCCGAAGCGCGGGCTCGAAGTCTCGTTCCCCGATGTAGGGCAGGGCGACTCGGCGCTGGTCCAGATTCCGGGAGGCCGGACGATCCTGATCGACGGGGGAGGGACCTATGACGACCGTTTTGACGTCGGACGCCGAGTCCTCGCCCCCTTCCTCTGGGGCAGGGGGGTCCGCAGGCTTGACCTCGTGGTCTTGTCGCATCCCCACCCTGATCACATGAACGGCCTCAAGTTCATCCTGAAAGCGTTCGATGTTGGGGAGGTCTGGACGCACGGAATGGACGGGGATCTTCCGGGATATGACGATCTTGTCCGGGTGATGCGGGACAAACGGGTCAGGCATACGGTCATGTCAGCCCGTGACGCAACGGTCCGGCTGGGAGATGCGCAGCTGAATGTGCTGCACCCGGTGCCGACGTTTCACTCGCGGGAGCGGAAGGGCTATGCCGCAGAGAACGACCGTTCGCTCGTTCTGCGGGTCGCGTTCCGTGACCGCGTACTTCTGTTCACCGGAGACATCGGGACCGGGGCGGAGGGGGCGCTGCTCCACGGGGAGAGAGATTTGAAGTGCGACCTGCTCAAGGTGCCGCACCACGGGAGCAGAAGCTCGAGCTCCGAGGCCTTCGTCGCTGCCGCGCGGCCTTTGCTCGCGGTCGTGACCGTTGGCCGGGAGAACCGCTACCACCATCCTGCGGAAGAGGTCATCGAGCGGTATCAGCGAACGGGATCGCGCATCTATCGGACGGACCGCGATGGAGCGGTATTCATCCGGGACGACGACCGGGGGCTGCAGGCGATGGCGTGGAGCGACCGGGAACTCTCCCGCATCAGGGAGATCGGGGAAACATCGCTGCAGCTCGAGCGGGAGAACTGGAAGCGGGTGTGGATCAGGAAATGGGAGCTTTGA
- a CDS encoding 1,4-dihydroxy-6-naphthoate synthase, with product MTQTLTIGYSPCPNDTFIFYALIHGRVRVPGIAFREQLEDVETLNRMALEGELDITKISYHALGHLRDQYALLRSGSALGRGCGPLIVAKPGTGLPDLKHGMIAIPGRMTTAFVLLRLYDPSMQNVQVMTFDRIMDAVATGQAAAGLIIHESRFTYHRYGLEKLLDLGEWWEGHSGLPIPLGGILGKRSLGKDILLAVEDGIRQSLRFARTHEQEVMDYCRKHSQEMDEQVMKSHIALYVNDFSIDLGEEGIRAVRRLFDEAEALGIFPRSDKPLLADGKKSVGMKT from the coding sequence ATGACACAGACGCTTACCATAGGCTATTCCCCCTGCCCGAACGATACATTCATCTTTTACGCTCTCATCCACGGCAGGGTCAGGGTCCCCGGCATCGCGTTTCGCGAACAGCTCGAAGACGTGGAGACGCTGAACCGGATGGCGCTCGAGGGCGAGCTCGATATCACCAAGATATCCTATCACGCGCTGGGCCATCTGCGCGACCAGTACGCGCTGCTCCGTTCCGGAAGCGCCCTCGGCAGGGGATGCGGGCCGTTGATCGTAGCAAAGCCGGGGACCGGCCTTCCGGACCTGAAGCACGGCATGATCGCGATACCCGGCAGGATGACAACTGCCTTCGTCCTGCTCAGATTGTATGACCCTTCGATGCAAAACGTGCAGGTAATGACCTTCGACCGGATCATGGATGCCGTCGCGACGGGACAGGCCGCTGCGGGACTGATCATCCATGAGAGCAGGTTCACGTACCACCGGTACGGCCTCGAAAAGCTGCTCGATCTGGGCGAATGGTGGGAAGGGCACTCCGGACTGCCCATCCCCCTGGGCGGCATCCTGGGAAAACGATCCCTCGGGAAAGACATTCTGCTCGCCGTCGAGGATGGGATCCGCCAAAGCCTCCGCTTCGCCCGGACGCATGAGCAGGAGGTCATGGACTATTGCAGGAAGCACAGTCAGGAGATGGACGAGCAGGTGATGAAAAGCCATATCGCTCTCTATGTGAATGACTTCTCGATCGATCTGGGCGAGGAAGGAATCAGGGCGGTCCGCAGGCTGTTCGATGAAGCCGAAGCACTGGGCATATTCCCCCGGTCCGATAAACCGCTTCTCGCGGATGGCAAAAAATCCGTCGGCATGAAAACGTGA
- a CDS encoding selenium metabolism-associated LysR family transcriptional regulator yields the protein MEDHKLRVFCAVAETKSFSKASELIHLTQPAVSLQVQAMEELYETRLFDRSGNSINLTPAGEILYKRAKEILALYAEAQKNISEITGSIKGSLSIGASSTIGNYLLPSIIAAFKKKVPQVNISLVVNNTKTITEKLNAGEIDIALVEGDVSKQRFTVDTLLSDELVVIMSPAHPWAERRNIPAIDLTKEPMILREEGSGTRQIILKHLDDHGIKLDNLRIALVLGSTESIKSAVEEGMGVSIVSAWAARSAIKYGSLKATMFKDIKFHRNFSIISPKRNYCTHTAKEFLGFLKVYPIKAPIS from the coding sequence ATGGAAGATCATAAACTGAGAGTGTTCTGCGCTGTCGCGGAGACGAAGAGCTTTTCGAAGGCTTCGGAGCTGATCCATTTGACGCAGCCGGCGGTCAGCCTCCAGGTGCAGGCCATGGAGGAGCTGTACGAGACCCGGCTGTTCGATCGTTCCGGCAATTCCATCAACCTGACCCCTGCGGGCGAGATCCTGTACAAGCGGGCCAAGGAGATCCTGGCGCTCTACGCGGAAGCCCAGAAGAACATCAGCGAGATCACGGGCTCGATCAAGGGCTCCCTCTCCATCGGCGCCAGCTCCACCATCGGCAACTATCTCCTGCCCTCGATCATTGCCGCCTTCAAGAAAAAGGTTCCCCAGGTCAACATCTCGCTCGTGGTGAACAATACGAAGACGATCACCGAAAAGCTGAACGCCGGCGAGATCGACATCGCGCTCGTCGAGGGCGACGTGAGCAAACAGCGCTTCACCGTGGACACGCTGCTATCGGACGAGCTCGTGGTGATCATGTCGCCAGCCCATCCCTGGGCCGAACGCAGGAACATACCGGCCATCGACCTGACCAAGGAGCCGATGATTCTCCGGGAAGAAGGGTCGGGCACCCGCCAGATCATCCTGAAGCATCTGGACGACCACGGCATCAAGCTTGACAACCTCAGGATCGCCCTCGTGCTCGGCAGCACGGAATCCATCAAGAGCGCCGTCGAGGAAGGCATGGGCGTCTCCATCGTGTCCGCCTGGGCTGCGCGCTCGGCCATCAAGTACGGCAGCCTGAAGGCGACCATGTTCAAGGACATCAAATTCCACCGCAACTTCAGTATCATTTCCCCGAAGCGGAACTACTGCACCCATACGGCCAAGGAGTTCCTCGGCTTCCTCAAGGTCTACCCGATCAAAGCTCCCATTTCCTGA
- a CDS encoding HD domain-containing protein — MNPAVLPYLASLLRLTPQRVYLVGGSVRDLLIGIGDIKDFDLSMPSGSESVAQAFADRIGGSFFFLDEERKISRVVKRDAGGDVQFDFTNFEGPDLTADLGRRDFTVNAMALDLRKFLATGAADGLIDPFDGSRDVRERIVRVTRPDVLDDDPLRLLRAVRFAALLGFRIDPKTQDHIRSRADLTTRPAPERIRDELFQVLAQRGAGSSLALMDGLGLLSPLFPELDALGGFSPGMYHTHDVRTHSLKTVEQLDFVLDDLQKISPDHHLQVLEHLDEHLEHPVPRKAALRFACLLHDIAKPDTFTHDESGHIHFYGHDNLGALKAKDTCGRFRLSRDTESMVTSVIKHHMRLFNLSAPGGPGKNAMYRYCRDLGDALPESLLLSQADARATYDLMPRDRFMDTEKPMAAVLDYYYVKFLKTEAKPLVTGQDLIDAGLTPGPRFREILDLIKERQAEGTLRDRQEALDFIDNMK, encoded by the coding sequence ATGAATCCCGCCGTCCTGCCATATCTCGCTTCCCTGCTTCGCCTGACGCCACAAAGGGTTTATCTCGTCGGCGGGTCGGTCCGTGATCTGCTGATCGGCATCGGTGACATCAAGGATTTCGATCTTTCAATGCCATCGGGCTCCGAGTCGGTTGCGCAGGCGTTCGCGGACAGGATTGGCGGTAGTTTTTTCTTTCTCGACGAAGAGCGGAAAATCTCCCGGGTCGTCAAGCGTGATGCCGGCGGGGATGTCCAGTTTGACTTCACGAACTTCGAAGGTCCCGATCTGACTGCCGACCTCGGGCGCCGGGATTTCACGGTCAATGCCATGGCGCTCGACCTGAGGAAGTTCCTCGCAACCGGGGCGGCCGACGGACTGATCGACCCCTTCGACGGAAGCAGGGACGTGCGCGAGAGAATCGTCCGGGTTACGAGGCCGGACGTTCTCGATGATGACCCTCTTCGCCTGCTGCGCGCCGTCCGGTTCGCGGCCCTGCTCGGTTTCCGCATTGACCCGAAGACTCAGGACCACATCCGTTCACGGGCTGACCTCACGACCCGCCCGGCTCCCGAACGCATCCGGGACGAGCTTTTTCAGGTGCTGGCGCAGCGCGGCGCCGGCAGCTCCCTGGCCCTTATGGACGGCCTCGGGCTCTTGTCACCGCTTTTCCCGGAGCTGGATGCGCTCGGCGGTTTCTCTCCGGGAATGTATCATACCCATGACGTCCGGACACATTCGCTCAAGACCGTGGAGCAGCTGGACTTTGTGCTCGACGACTTGCAGAAGATATCACCGGATCACCACCTTCAGGTCCTGGAGCACCTCGACGAACACCTGGAGCACCCCGTCCCCCGCAAGGCGGCGCTCCGGTTCGCCTGTCTCCTGCATGATATCGCGAAGCCCGACACCTTCACGCACGATGAGAGCGGCCATATTCATTTTTACGGCCATGACAATCTCGGAGCGCTCAAGGCAAAGGACACCTGCGGCCGCTTCCGGCTCTCGCGCGACACTGAGTCCATGGTCACGTCGGTCATCAAGCACCACATGCGTCTCTTCAATCTCTCCGCTCCGGGGGGGCCGGGCAAGAACGCCATGTACCGCTATTGTCGTGACCTGGGCGACGCGCTTCCCGAGAGCCTGCTCCTCTCCCAGGCCGATGCCCGTGCAACCTATGACCTGATGCCGAGGGACAGGTTCATGGACACGGAAAAACCCATGGCCGCTGTTCTCGACTACTACTATGTGAAATTTCTGAAGACGGAGGCAAAACCGCTCGTGACCGGACAGGACCTGATCGACGCGGGACTCACGCCGGGCCCGCGGTTCCGCGAGATCCTTGACCTGATAAAAGAGCGCCAGGCTGAGGGAACGCTAAGGGACCGCCAGGAAGCTCTCGATTTTATTGACAATATGAAGTGA
- a CDS encoding shikimate kinase: protein MFKNIILTGFMGVGKTSVGTGLAKDVGYQFVDTDLLIEADQKMSVTEIFSTKGEPFFREVESRVIGEVLQRESQVVSTGGGAVLRDSNREAFKKAGFVVCLTARPEVIFERVRHETHRPLLRTEDPLAKIGELLESRAPFYAQADAVIDTSEKSVEAVITEIKEKIRYAYC, encoded by the coding sequence ATGTTTAAGAACATCATTCTGACCGGTTTCATGGGCGTCGGCAAGACCAGCGTGGGCACCGGGCTTGCGAAGGATGTGGGCTACCAGTTCGTGGACACCGACCTGCTGATCGAGGCCGACCAGAAGATGTCCGTCACGGAGATCTTCTCAACGAAGGGCGAGCCCTTTTTCCGCGAGGTCGAGTCGCGAGTCATCGGGGAGGTCCTGCAGCGGGAGAGCCAGGTGGTCTCAACCGGCGGCGGTGCGGTGCTCCGGGACTCGAACCGTGAAGCCTTCAAGAAGGCCGGGTTCGTCGTTTGCCTCACGGCCCGGCCCGAGGTCATCTTCGAGCGCGTCAGACACGAGACCCATCGCCCCCTGCTCCGGACCGAAGACCCTCTGGCGAAGATCGGGGAACTGCTCGAAAGCCGGGCGCCGTTCTATGCCCAGGCCGATGCTGTCATCGATACATCGGAGAAGTCTGTCGAGGCCGTGATCACGGAGATCAAGGAAAAAATCCGTTATGCCTATTGTTAA
- the aroC gene encoding chorismate synthase codes for MLRFLTAGESHGELLTGIIEGVPAGLLIRMTDIDRDLARRQVGYGRGGRMKIEKDSVKISSGVRWGRTLGSPIGLMVRNKDWDNWRDKMSPDPMFLNTADPVTRPRPGHADLAGALKYGTPDIRNILERSSARETAMRVAVGAVAKRLLEEFGIEIISHVLSIGGVFAKVPKVSPQEIRKRAEASELRCSDPEAEKRMMKKIDQARAAGDTLGGVFELIIRGAPIGLGSHVHWDRKLDSRLAGALMSIQAIKGVEVGAGFGAANKPGSEVHDEIFWNRKQGFTRRTNMAGGIEGGISNGEAIILRAAMKPIPTLYKPLRSVDMVTKKPFKASIERSDACAVPAAGVVAEAAVAVEIASALIEKFGGDSIDEMKRNYLAYDKLLKARMEVEEEQAKR; via the coding sequence ATGCTACGTTTTCTCACCGCCGGAGAGTCTCACGGCGAGCTTCTCACGGGCATCATCGAGGGAGTGCCTGCTGGGCTCCTCATCCGTATGACGGACATAGACCGCGACCTGGCCAGGCGCCAGGTAGGGTATGGACGCGGCGGCCGCATGAAGATCGAGAAGGACTCGGTCAAGATCTCCAGCGGTGTCCGCTGGGGCAGGACCCTGGGCAGCCCTATCGGGCTCATGGTCCGCAACAAGGACTGGGACAACTGGCGCGACAAGATGTCGCCCGACCCCATGTTCCTGAACACCGCCGACCCCGTTACCAGGCCCCGTCCGGGCCACGCGGACCTTGCGGGAGCGCTCAAGTACGGCACGCCGGACATCCGGAACATCCTGGAGCGGTCGAGTGCACGGGAGACGGCCATGCGCGTTGCCGTCGGTGCCGTCGCAAAGCGGCTGCTGGAAGAGTTCGGCATCGAGATCATCAGCCATGTGCTCAGCATCGGCGGCGTGTTCGCCAAGGTGCCCAAGGTCTCGCCGCAGGAGATCAGGAAGCGCGCCGAGGCGTCGGAGCTCCGGTGCTCGGACCCGGAAGCGGAAAAGCGGATGATGAAGAAGATCGACCAGGCCCGTGCAGCCGGCGACACGCTGGGCGGCGTGTTCGAACTGATCATCAGGGGCGCTCCGATCGGGCTTGGCAGCCACGTTCACTGGGACCGCAAGCTGGACAGCCGGCTCGCCGGTGCCCTCATGAGCATCCAGGCGATCAAGGGCGTCGAGGTCGGCGCCGGGTTCGGCGCCGCAAACAAGCCCGGCTCCGAGGTGCACGACGAGATCTTCTGGAACAGGAAGCAGGGCTTTACCCGCAGAACGAACATGGCAGGAGGAATCGAGGGGGGCATCAGCAACGGCGAAGCCATCATTCTGCGCGCCGCCATGAAGCCGATCCCCACGCTCTACAAGCCGCTCCGTTCCGTGGACATGGTCACCAAGAAGCCTTTCAAGGCGAGCATCGAGCGTTCCGACGCCTGCGCGGTGCCTGCCGCGGGCGTCGTGGCCGAGGCGGCTGTCGCCGTTGAGATCGCGTCGGCTCTTATCGAGAAGTTCGGCGGCGACAGCATCGATGAAATGAAGCGGAATTACCTTGCCTACGACAAGCTCCTGAAGGCACGGATGGAAGTGGAAGAGGAGCAGGCCAAGAGATAG
- the aroB gene encoding 3-dehydroquinate synthase: MPIVNVSLGDRSYDIEIGASLDRAGERLQGLGFGRKMALVTNPTVKKLYGSRLVDSLKAAGFLVLSIEVPDGERYKNLDWANAIYTALLTNSFDRQSALVALGGGVIGDLTGFAAATYMRGVPFVQVPTTLLAMVDSSVGGKTGVNHGMGKNMIGAFYQPKRVLMDLDVLTSLPREEFLSGMAEVIKYGVIRDAVLFEYLETNRDRIQALDPDALGHIVRRSCEIKAEVVGRDEREGGLRAILNFGHTVGHAIETAEQYTVRHGEAVAIGMVYASRLARESGLCDASVPERVERLIRSYGLPCDLSALKRRPGVTELMDTMQVDKKAEAGKVKFVLPRRIGDAVITKEWDEGRLRGLLAG, encoded by the coding sequence ATGCCTATTGTTAACGTGAGCCTGGGGGACCGGAGCTATGACATCGAGATCGGCGCGAGCCTCGACCGCGCCGGCGAACGGCTCCAGGGCCTCGGTTTCGGCCGGAAAATGGCGCTGGTCACGAACCCGACCGTCAAGAAGCTGTACGGCAGCCGGCTGGTCGACAGCCTCAAGGCCGCCGGGTTCCTGGTCCTGTCCATCGAGGTCCCGGACGGGGAACGGTACAAGAACCTCGATTGGGCCAATGCGATCTACACCGCGCTCCTGACCAACAGCTTCGACCGTCAGTCCGCTCTCGTTGCTCTCGGCGGAGGCGTGATCGGCGACCTCACGGGCTTCGCGGCGGCGACCTACATGCGCGGCGTCCCGTTCGTCCAGGTCCCCACGACGCTTCTCGCGATGGTGGACAGCAGCGTCGGCGGCAAGACCGGCGTGAACCACGGCATGGGCAAGAACATGATCGGCGCGTTCTACCAGCCGAAGAGGGTCCTGATGGACCTCGACGTGCTCACCAGCCTGCCCCGGGAGGAGTTCCTCTCGGGCATGGCCGAGGTCATCAAGTACGGCGTCATCCGGGACGCGGTCCTCTTCGAGTACCTTGAGACGAACCGGGACCGTATCCAGGCCCTCGACCCCGATGCCCTGGGGCACATTGTCCGGCGCTCCTGCGAGATCAAGGCAGAGGTGGTTGGCAGGGACGAACGCGAGGGCGGGCTCCGGGCTATCCTGAACTTCGGGCACACGGTGGGGCACGCCATCGAGACCGCAGAGCAGTACACCGTGCGCCACGGCGAGGCGGTCGCCATCGGGATGGTCTATGCATCGCGCCTTGCCCGGGAAAGCGGACTGTGTGACGCGTCGGTGCCGGAGCGCGTGGAGCGCCTGATCCGGTCCTACGGCCTGCCGTGCGATCTTTCGGCGCTGAAGCGGAGGCCGGGAGTGACCGAGCTCATGGATACCATGCAGGTCGACAAGAAGGCCGAGGCAGGCAAGGTCAAGTTCGTCCTTCCCCGCCGGATCGGCGATGCGGTCATCACGAAGGAGTGGGACGAAGGGCGTCTGCGTGGGCTGCTTGCGGGGTGA
- the mqnB gene encoding futalosine hydrolase, translating into MIALLCSVEAEAELLKARAAVARSAVIGSKTIMEGTIDGSDVLLCVSGMGKVNSAHGASLLMTRYDPEALIIFGIGGAYPASGAAIGDVVLANEEIAGDEGVLIAEGFKDTEYMGIPLLRTAGSVIFNDYPAPEGLLKKALQALQSSPGRVQAGPFVTLSTCTGTAARARELEARYHGLCENMEGAAAAQVAQYHQVPWLEVRAISNIVEDRDLSKWDIPRAADAVQRAVLRILGAWKQ; encoded by the coding sequence ATGATCGCGCTCCTTTGTTCCGTTGAGGCCGAAGCAGAACTGCTGAAGGCCAGGGCAGCGGTGGCAAGAAGCGCCGTGATAGGCTCCAAAACCATCATGGAGGGAACGATCGACGGCAGCGACGTGCTGCTCTGCGTCTCCGGTATGGGCAAGGTCAATTCGGCCCATGGGGCTTCACTCCTGATGACCCGCTACGACCCCGAAGCCCTTATCATCTTCGGCATCGGCGGCGCCTACCCGGCTTCCGGCGCGGCGATCGGCGATGTGGTGCTGGCGAACGAGGAAATCGCGGGCGATGAAGGGGTCCTGATCGCCGAGGGGTTCAAGGACACCGAGTATATGGGAATCCCGCTGCTCAGGACCGCCGGCTCCGTCATATTCAATGACTACCCTGCTCCGGAAGGGCTGTTGAAGAAGGCCCTCCAGGCGCTCCAGTCCAGCCCCGGTCGCGTACAGGCTGGCCCCTTTGTCACCCTGTCCACGTGCACGGGGACCGCTGCGCGCGCGCGCGAGCTTGAAGCGCGCTACCACGGGTTGTGCGAGAACATGGAGGGCGCGGCCGCGGCCCAGGTCGCTCAGTACCATCAGGTGCCGTGGCTCGAAGTGCGGGCCATTTCGAACATCGTCGAAGACCGGGATCTCTCCAAATGGGACATTCCACGGGCGGCCGATGCTGTCCAGAGGGCGGTCCTCCGGATCCTGGGGGCATGGAAACAGTGA